The Breoghania sp. L-A4 sequence CCAACGTCAAGGAGGGCAAGGGCGGCCTGCGTGACCTGCACACGCTGTTCTGGATCGCCAAATATTTCTACCGCCTGCGCTCGGGCAACGAGCTGGTGAAGGCCGGGGTGTTCTCGCGGGCCGAATACAACCGCTTCGTGCAATGCGACGATTTTCTTTGGGCGGTGCGCTGCCACATGCACTTCCTCACCGGGCGGCCCGAGGAGCGGCTTTCGTTCGACATCCAGCGCGAGATCGCCCAGCGTCTGAGCTATACCGAGCATCCCGGCCAGCACGATGTGGAACGCTTCATGAAGCACTATTTCCTCATCGCCAAGGACGTGGGCGACCTGACGCGCATCCTGTGCGCCGCGCTTGAGGAAAAACACGCCAAGCAGACGCCGGGCCTGTCGCGCTTCCTCAACACGCTGAAGCGCTCGAGCCGGCGGCAGCCGCTGGGCAGCAGCAAGGATTTCGTGGTCGAGAACGACCGGCTCAACATCGCTCATGCGGATGTCTTCAAGAAGGACCCGATCAACCTGATCCGGGCCTTTTCGCTCGCCGAGCGCCACGACCTGCTGTTTCATCCCGAACTGATGAAGCTGGTGCGGCGCTCGCGGCGGCTGATCGACCGGTCTCTGCGCGAAAACCCGGAAGCCAACCGGCTGTTCATCGGTATCCTGACCTCGCGCGGGGATCCGGAAACCGTGCTGCGGCGGATGAGCGAGGCCGGGGTGCTGTCACGCTTCGTGCCCGACTTCGGCAAGGTCGAGGCGATGATGCAGTTCAACATGTATCATCACTACACGGTGGACGAGCACCTGCTGCGCGCCATTGGCGTGCTGTCGGAAATCGAGCGCGGCGAACAGGGCGACGATCATCCGCTGTCGACCGAGATCCTCAAGACCACGCAAAACCGCAAGGTTCTGTATGTGGCGCTGTTCCTGCACGATATCGCCAAGGGCAGGCCGGAGGATCATTCCATCGCGGGAGCGCGCATCGCCCGCCGGCTGTGTCCGCGGTTCGGCCTGAACGCCGCGGAAACCGAAACCGTCGCCTGGCTGATCGAACACCATCTGCTGATGAGCACCGTCGCCCAGTCGCGCGATCTCAACGACCGCAAGACGATCACGGATTTCGCCGAGGTGGTGCAGAGCCCGGAGCGGCTGAAGCTGCTCCTGGTGCTCACCGTCGCCGACATCCGCGCCGTCGGGCCCAATGTGTTCAACGGCTGGAAGGGACAACTGCTGCGCACGCTGTACTACGAGTGCGAGCCGGTTCTGGCGGGCGGCTACAGCCTGCCGGCCAGCAGCAAGCGGGTCGAAGCGGCCCAGCGCGAACTGGCCGAGGAATTGGAAGGCTGGAGTGCCGCGGAAATCGAAGCCTACCGCGAGCGCCACTACCCGTCCTATTGGCTGCGGGTGGATCTGCCGCAGAAACTGATGCACGCCGAAATGATCCGCGATGCGGATGCCTCCGGCAAGCAGCTCGCGAGCAAAGTGACCACCCACGCCTTTGAGGGTATCACCGAGATCACCGTGCTGGCCGCCGACCACCCGCGCCTGCTGTCGACGATCGCCGGGTCGTGCTTCGTGGCCGGCGCCAACATCGTCGATGCGCAGATCTACACCACCACCGACGGCCTGGCGCTCGACACGATCTTTGTGACCCGCGAACTGCCGGACGACGCAGATGAGCGACGGCGCGGCGAACGCATCACCACGCTGATCTCCCGGACGCTGTTGGGAGAGGAGAAGCTGCCGAACAGCGTCGCCCAGAAGGCCGCGACGCGCAGCCGCTCCAAGGTCTTCCGGCTGGAAACCGAGGTGCTGGTCAACAATTCCTGGTCCGACCGCTACACGGTCCTGGAGACCTCCGGCCTCGACCGTCCGGGCTTGCTCTACGACCTGACGCGCGAGATCTCGGCTCTCAATCTCAACATCGCCTCCGCGCATATCGCGACCTTCGGCGAGCGCGCGGTGGATGTATTCTACGTGACCGACCTGACGGGACAGAAAATCGCCAATGTCGCCCGCCAGGTCAAGATCCGCGAGCGCATCGCCGCCGCCTTCGACGGCGTTCAGCCCGCCAAGCCCGTCAAACAGGCGAAGGCCGCCTGGCGCAGCATGACGAGCGTGAAATGATCACCGCGCCCGCCCGCCCTGCTCCCGTGTTCCCGACGCATCCGCCAAGGGTGAGAGAGCTGCCGCGATGAGCCTCTTGAAGCATTTCGTCACGGTGGGTGGAGCGACCCTGTCGAGCCGCCTGCTGGGCTTCATACGCGATGTCACCATGGCCGCGATCATCGGGACGGGACCCGTGGCCGACGCCTTCTTCGTCGCGTTCCGGCTGCCCAACCTGTTTCGGCGATTGTTCGCCGAGGGCGCGTTCAACTCCGCCTTCGTGCCGCTGTTCGCCCGGTCGCTCGAGGAGCAGGGCGAGGAGGGCGCGCGCCGGTTTGGCGAGGAAGTCCTCGCCGGGCTGTTCTGGACCCTTTTGGTGATCACCGCGATCGCGGAAGTCGCCATGCCGGCGCTGGTGTGGGTGCTGGCGCCCGGGTTCTACAGCGACCCGGACAAATACGATCTCGCGGTGCTGCTGTCGCGCATCACCTTTCCCTATCTGCTGTGCATGTCGCTCATCGCCTTTCTCGGCGGCATTCTGAACACGTTTGAACGGTTCGCCGCCGCCGCCTTCGCGCCGGTGCTGCTCAACGTCGTGATGATCGCGGTGCTGGGTCTGATCGCGGTGCTTGGGCTCGACGCGGGCCGGGAGAGCGGCATCGTGCTGGCCGGCGGCGTGGCGCTCGCGGGCCTGGTGCAACTGGTCGCCCTGGCCACGGCCCTCAAGCGCTACGGCTTCCACCTGTCGATGAAGCGCCCCCGGCTGACGCCGGGCGTGAAGCGGCTGCTGCAACTGGGCGTTCCCGGCGTCATCGCCGGCGGCATCACCCAGATCAACATCGCCGTGGGGACGATCATCGCATCAACCCAGGCCAGCGCCGTCTCCTATCTCTACTACGCCGACCGCGTGTACCAGTTGCCGCTCGGCGTCGTCGGCATCGCCATCGGCGTGGTGTTGCTGCCCGATCTGTCGCGGCAATTGCGCGCTGGAAACGGCGACGGGGTGCTCCATACCCAGAACCGGGCACTCGAGTTCGCCCTGGCGTTGACCTTGCCTGCCGCCATCGCCCTGATCGTCATCCCGCACCCCATCATCTCGGTGCTGTTTCAGCGCGGCGCCTTCAGCGCCGCAGACACACAGGCCACCACTGCCGCGCTGGCCGCGTTCGGCGTCGGGTTGCCGTCGTTTGTGCTGATCAAGGTCTTCTCGCCGGCGTTCTTCGCCCGTGAGGACACCAAGACGCCGATGTGGTTCGCCGGCGCCGCCATGGTGATCAACGTTGTCGGCGCCTTCGCGCTGTATCCGTTCCTGGCGCACGTGGGCATTGCACTGGCGACGTCACTCGCCGGATGGGCCAATGCGCTGCTGCTGGTCATCACCCTGTGGCGGCGTGGCGACTTCGTGCCCGACGCGGCCCTTGCGAAGCGGCTGCCTCTGATGCTCCTGGCGAGCCTCCTGATGGGCGGCTGCGTCTATGCCGGCGCCTGGGCTTTGGAGGACTGGCTCGCGGCACCCGCCCTGATCCTGCGCGTTGCCGCCCTTGCCCTGCTGGTCACTGGCGGCATGACCGCCTTCGCGCTCTTCGTGCAGCTGACCGGCGCGGTCGACATTGCTGCGCGGCTGAAAGCCTTGCGCTCCAAACGATAGTTGGCGATAACCGCGCGGGCTTTTTGCGGCGGACCCCATCCGTCCGGGCCCGTTGATCAGGGCCTGTCCACAAGGCCCGCACACAGGGAAACATTTGATGAGCGTGTTCGAGCCGCGTGTCTTTTCCGGCGTCCAGCCGACCGGAAACCTGCATCTGGGCAACTATCTGGGTGCCATCACCCGGTTTGTCGCCATGCAGGACACCCATCCTTGCCTCTATTGCGTCGTCGACATGCACGCCATCACGGTCTGGCAGGAGCCGGCCGAGCTGCAGGCCGCCATTCGCGAAGTGGCCAGCGCCTATATCGCCGCCGGCATCGACCCCAAGAAGAGCATCATCTTCAACCAGAGCCAGGTCTCGGGACACGCCGAACTGGCGTGGATCTTCAATTGCGTCGCCCGCATGGGCTGGCTCAACCGGATGACCCAGTTCAAGGAAAAGGCCGGCAAGAACCGCGAGAACGCCTCGACAGGCCTGTTCGTCTATCCCAACCTGATGGCCGCCGACATTCTGCTGTACAGGGCGACCCATGTGCCGGTGGGCGAGGATCAGAAGCAGCATCTGGAGCTGACCCGCGACATCGCGCAGAAATTCAACAACGATTACGCCGGACGGATCGCGGACATGGGTCACGATCCGGAGGCGGGCTATTTCCCGCTGACCGAGCCGATCATCGCGGGCCCCGCCACCCGGGTGATGAGCTTGCGCGAGGGCACCAAGAAGATGTCGAAATCCGACCCTTCCGATCTGTCGCGCATCAATCTGACCGATGACGCCGACACGATTTCGAAGAAGATCCGCAAGGCGAAGACGGACGCCGAAGCGTTGCCCAGCGAGACCGACGGGCTGAAGGACCGTCCCGAGGCGGCCAATCTGGTCGGCATCTACGCGGCGCTCGCTGAACACAGCCCGGAACAGGTGCTGAACGACTTCGGCGGCTCGCAGTTCTCCACTTTCAAGCCCGCGCTGGCCGACCTCGCGGTCGCCAAGCTCGCGCCGATCGCCGATGAGATGCGCCGCTTGAAGGACGACACGGCCTATATCGACCAGGTGCTGGGAGCCGGCGCCGACCGCGCCGACGCCATTGCGCGTCCGGTCATGCAGGGCGTCAAGGACATCACCGGCTTCCTGTCGACCCGCAAGGGCTGAGACCCGGAAACGTTGGGCATTCTGGGGGCGGCTTACGAGCCGCCCCTGTTGCTATGGGCAACAGTGTGCGTCCTTGCCCGACGCGCGGGCGTCCTGGATCGGCGGGCATGGCACATCGCCGAACGAACAAAACACGCAGCAATCACCCGCTTTCGGTTTGAGCAGACCCCCGCACCCCTTGCATGTGTAGAAGAACTGGCAGGCGTCCGTCGGCATCTGCTCGCATTCCGCATGACCGCAACGGGGACAGGTCAACGTCGATTGAAGAATCGTCGTCATTGCAGCGGCCTTCGTTTGCTCAGCGGACATTCACGTCGTTTTCCCAAGTCCGCCGTCGCACGCTCAGACGTCCAGCCCTTCGAACAGCGCGGTCGACAGATAGCGTTCCGCGAAGGACGGGATGATCACCACGATCGTCTTGCCCACCATCTCCGGCCGCTGGCCGACCTTGATCGCGGCAGTCAGCGCGGCGCCGGACGAGATGCCGACCGGCAGGCCTTCCAGCTTCGCCACCAGGCGCGCCATCTCGAAGGACTCGTCGTTGGTGACGGTGATCACCTCATCATAGGCGGAAGTGTCGAGAATTGCCGGGATGATGCCCGCGCCGATGCCCTGGATCTTGTGCGGGCCGGGCTGGCCGCCGGACAGGATCGGGCTGTCGGCCGGTTCTACGGCGACCACGTGCAGGTCGGGTTTGCGGCTCTTGAGCACCTGGGAGACGCCGGTGATCGTGCCGCCCGTGCCGATGCCGGAGACGAAGACGTCGATGTTGCCCTTGGTGTCGTTCCAGATTTCCTCGGCTGTCGTCTTGCGGTGGATCTCCGGATTGGCCGGGTTCTCGAACTGCTGCGGCATCACGGCGTCGGGAATCTCGGACAGCAATTCGTCCGCGCGGGCCAGCGCCCCCTTCATCCCCTTGGAGCCATCGGTGAGTTCGAGTTCGGCGCCAAGCAGCGCCAGCATCTTGCGCCGTTCCACCGACATGGTCTCCGGCATCACCAGAATGATGCGGTAGCCGCGCGCCGCCGCCACGAAGGCCAGCGCGATGCCGGTGTTGCCCGACGTCGGCTCGACCAGCGTCGTCTTGCCCGGCGTGATCTTGCCGTCCCGCTCCAGCGCGTCGATCATGGCGACGCCGATGCGGTCCTTGACGCTGCTCAGCGGGTTGAAGAATTCCAGCTTCGCCAGCAGGTTCGCATTGACGCTCTTTTCCTTGGCAAGCCGGTCCAGCCGTACGATCGGCGTGTCGCCGACCGTGTCCACGATGGAGTTGTAAATCCGGCCTCGTCCGCGCTGCTCGGTCATTTGGGGTTCCTCGCCACTTCGCTAAAAATCGTTGGATGAACGTCTCTTGCAACCCGGCTTCTGCGGCCGGGAGGCAGAAGACTAGAACTGCTTGTCAAAATGCGCGAGTCCGCTTTGCCGCCTTCTCCGCATATGGCGGAAAAAATTGTTCCAACAAGACACGCCGTCTTGGCAGAGATTCAGTGCTCGCAGCGACCCGCGCGTCAGGCGGCCGCGGGCGACAGCCCCAGCATGCCGCCAAGCGCCGCCATGTCATGGATGACGTCTGCGCCTGCGGCCCTCAACGCCTCTGCGCTGGTCTCCGGGTCACCCGCATAGCCCACGGCGCGCATGCCGGCGGCCACCGCCGCCAACACGCCCGGGACACTGTCCTCGACGACAACGCAGCCCGCCGGCTCATGCCCCATGCTGCGCGCCGCGTGCAAAAAAAGATCCGGCGCCGGCTTGCCGTTTTCGACCATGGAGGCGGAAAACAGCACATCGCCCAATAGCGGCAGAAGGCCGGTGACGCCGAGCGTGATGCGCATCTTGGAGACCAGGCCGGAGGAGGCGACGCAAAACGGCACGCCCGCGGCATGCAGCCGCTCGATCTGCGCATGAACCCCGGGAATCGCCGGAACGCCCTGCGCGAAAATCGCTTCGGTTTCGCTGTGCAACCGATCGACCCAGTCCGCGCCCAGGTCCAGCCCGCTTTGCGCCTCGACCATCTTCTGGATCGACGCCGCGCTGCGGCCTGTGAAAGTCCTTCGACTTTCCGCATAGGTCATGGGAAAGCCGTCGCGGGTCAGGACGTCCGCCAGCATCTCGTTGGAACGCTTTTCGGTATCGACGAGAACGCCGTCGCAATCGAAGATGACCAGATCAGGCAGCATGATGGAATTCCAGGGAACTGTGAGGACTGTGGGGCGCGATGTCAGTGCGTTCCGGTTGACCCGAAGCCGCCGGTGCCGCGCCCGGAGTCGTCCAGACTGCCGGTTTGCTGCAGCTCGGCGCGATACACCCGCGCGACCACGAGCTGGGCGATGCGCGCGCCCCGGCTGACCTCGAAGGGTTTGCTCCCGTGGTTGATCAGCAGCACCTTGATCTCGCCGCGGTAGTCCGAATCCACCGTGCCCGGCGCATTCAGCACGGTCACGCCATGGCGCGCTGCCAGGCCTGAGCGCGGCCGCACCTGACCCTCGAACCCCGGCGGCAGGGCTATCGCGATGCCGGTCTCGATCATCGCATAGGCCCCCGGCGCGATAACGACGGGCGCACCCTCGTCCACGGCCGCTGTCAGATCCAGCCCCGCCGCCTCATCGCTCTGATAGGCCGGCTGCGGCAGGCCCACGCCATTGGGCAGGCGCTGGAATTTGACGGGCACGCTCATTCGGCTGACTTTCGTTCGAACTCAGGACTTGTTCAGGCTGGCGGCGATACGGGCAACGAGCCGGCGCGCGACCTCCACCTTGTCCATTTTCGGCCACTCCTCGACACCGTCACGCGAGACGATGCGCACTGTGTTGGCGTCGCCGCCCATCACGCCGCCTGCGTGGTTCACGTCATTGGCGACGATCCAGTCGCAGCCCTTGCGCGCGAGCTTGGACTTGGCGTTGGCAATCAACGCGCTGGTCTCGGCCGCGAACCCGACCACCAGGCGTGGCCGGTCTGCCGCCTTGGAGACGGTCGCCAGAATATCGGGGTTCTCGACGAAGCCCAGCGCCGGGGGTTGGCCAGACGCGTCCTTCTTGATCTTGTCACCCTGCTCGGTATCCACCCGCCAATCGGCGACTGCCGCGGCCATCACGGCCACGTCGCAGGGCAGAGCGCGCTCAACGGCGGCCAGCATCTCGCGTGCCGTCTCCACATGCACCGTCGTGACGCCCGCGGGATCGGCAATCGACACGGGCCCCGAGACCAGCGTCACGTCTGCTCCTGCGGCGGCAGCGGCGGCGGCGATGGCGTGGCCCTGTTTGCCCGACGAGCGGTTGGCGAGATAGCGCACCGGGTCGATCGGCTCGTGGGTCGGCCCGGAGGTCACGAGGAGCTTGACCCCCGCCAGCGGAGCATCCACTGGACCCAGCGCCGCGTCGATCGCGGCCAGAATTTCCATCGGCTCGGCCATGCGGCCGGGCCCGGCCTCTTTGCTTTCCGCCATCTCGCCGGTGTTGGGGCCGACGAAGGCGACCCCATCAGCCTCGAGTGTTGCTAGATTGCGGCGCGTGGCCGGATGCTGCCACATGCGCGGGTTCATGGCCGGCGCGGCAAGCACGGGCTTGTCGGCGGCCAGCAACACCGCCGTGGCGAGATCGTCCGCCAGCCCATGGGCCATCTTGGCCAAAAGATCAGCCGTGGCGGGCGCGATGACGATCAGATCCGCCTCGCGCGACAGCCGGATGTGGCCGACATCGTGCTCGGCGTCGCGATCAAAGAGGTCGGTGAACACGGTGTCGGCGGTTAGCGCGCCCACGCTGAGCGGCGTGACGAAGTTCTGCGCGCCCGCGGTCATCACGGCGCGCACCTGCGCGCCGCGCTCGCGCAGCCGCCGGATCAGATCGAGCGCCTTGTAGGCGGCGATGCCGCCACTGATGATCAACAGGATGCGTTTGCCCTGCAGCATTCCGTCACCGCCGTGTCGCATGGGAAACCAGCCGAGGCATCGGCGGCGTCAGGAACCGACCGGGAAGGCCTGCGGTGCGGGATCGACGAGTCGGGAGCCGCTGCCGGTCGCCTCGTAGATCGCCAGGCCGCGCTCGTTGGTGCCGTCGCTGTTGAAGCGGAACACCCCGTCGACGCCCAGGAACCCATCGCGATTGGTCAGCACGCCGGTGGCGAAACGGCGCGGGCCGGCGTTGCTCACGAGCCCGGCAGCCAGCCGCGTCGCGTCATAGGCCAATGTCGCGTTGCGCGGCGGTGCGCTGCCGTAAGCGGCCTGATAGCGCTGTGCGAAGGCCGTGAAGCCGGGCTTCACCGGCGCCGGATACAGCCCGCCCGCGAGCGCCGGCTCGTTCAGCACCTGAGTGTTGTCCCACTGGCCGCTGCCCAGGAATGTCACCTTGTCGCGGCCGATGCCCTTGGCCGAGAGGATCTGCGCGATATAGCCGGGAACACTGCCGCCGTCGGGCAGGAAAATCGCATCGGCTTGCTTCGCGGCTTCGGCGATCGTGTTGGTCTTGGCCTGCAGATCGGCGGAGTCCACACCGCGGGCGGCGTCGACCTTGTACCGCTCGATGGCGACGATGCGGCCGCCGGCCCGGCCGACCGACTGACGGAAGGCTGCCTCCACAACGGCGCCGTAGCCGTTATCGGGAATCAGCGCCGCGAATGACCTGCGGCCCTGACTCGAGGCGTAGGAAATCACCCGCGCCGTATCCTGCTGCGGCATGAAGGAGAGCAGATAGACCCCGCGCGCCGCGGCGGATGCATCGGAGGAAAACGCAACAACCGGTACGCCGGCCGTGCGTGCGGCCTGGCCCGCACCGCTGACGGCGGGCGAGAATACGGGGCCGAGAATGAGTTCCGCGCCCTCGGAAATCGCCTGTTGCGCGGCCGCGCGGCCGCCCTCGGCGGTGCCGCCGGTGTCCTTGACGAGAACCTGGATGTCGGCGCCCTGGAAATCGTTCATCGCCAGTTCCGCCGCGTTGCGGAACACGGTGGCGATCTCGCCGGCGTTCGCGGTTGCCGATTTGGGCAGCAGCAGCGCCACGCGCACGGACCCGTTGCCCAGCACATCGCCGCTCGGCGCCGCCTGAGTCGGCCCGCGGCCGTCGAACTGCGGGTAGACGCCCGTGGTCGAGCCGGTACAGCCGCTCAAGCCCAGACCCGCGCCCAGCGTCAGCGCCAGCGCCCATCGTTTCGCGCCGCTCGTTCGCCCGTTTCCTGTCTGCAGCACGTTCTGGGTCTCCCGGATCCTGTTTCGCCCCGGCAAAAGGCCGAGCGATTTTGGCGATTTAGTGGAAGTCTGTCAAAACAACGACACCAATTTGCCCGGTTTGTTGTCTCGGCGCTACAACAGGGTGCACGATTCACGCGGCAGTCCCAGTCCCGGCAGCACGATTCATGGCAGCCGAGGTCACCGGACCCGCATTCAGGTGGCACGCTTCTATGACACGACCGCCACACAGCGGAACGAATATGGTCTCCGAGGACACGACGGACGCAGCGGTTTCCGATGCGGCTTTCGCCGACGATCAGCCCGCCCGTAATGCGGTACCCGGCACCGGCCGCTACAGCATCGGGGCGCAGGGCTTTTCGTCGCCGCGCATCGAACCCGGTCTCTACATCGTTTCGACGCCGATCGGCAACCTGCGCGATATCACGATCCGGGCGCTGGAGACGCTGAGCGGCGCGGACATGATCGCCTGCGAGGATACCCGCGTCACCCGCATTCTGCTACAGCGCTACGATATCCGCACGCCGCTGATCGCCTATCACGAGCACAATGCCGCGAAGATGCGGCCGAAAATCCTCTCGGCGCTGGCCGAGGGCAAGGTCGTTGCCCAGGTCTCCGACGCCGGAACGCCGCTCTTGTCGGATCCCGGCTACAGACTGGTTCGCGACGTGGTGGCCGAAGGGTTCCGGGTGTTTCCGATTCCGGGCGCATCGGCGCCGCTCGCCGCCCTCGTGGGCGCCGGCCTGCCCACCGACACGATTCTTTTCGCGGGGTTTCTGCCGCAAAAGTCCTCCGCCCGCCGCCGCCGGCTGGAGGATCTGCGGCACGTCCCGGCAACCCAGGTGTTCTTCGAATCACCCCGCCGGCTGGGTGCAACGCTTGGCGATATGGCGCAGGTGCTTGGGGGTGCGCGTGCGGCCGCTGTGGCGCGCGAGCTGACCAAGAAATTCGAAACCTTCGAGCGAGGCACGCTTGGCGACCTCGCGCAGCGGTTTGCCGACACGCCGCCCAGGGGCGAGATCGTCATTGCAATCGCGCCGCCGGAGGCGGAGGAAACCAGCGACGCGGATGTGGACGCGCTGTTGCGCGATGCGTTGCGGGATCTGCCTGTGAGCGCCGCCGCGGGCCAGATCGCGAAGCAGACCGGACGCGACCGCCGCGCGCTGTACAAGCGGGCGCTGGCGTTGCGTGACGAGACATCGGCGGATGAGGGCACGGGAGGTCATGACGGCTGATCCCAAACGCCGCCGCGCCCATCTGTGGGGCCTAAAGGCGGAAGCCCGCGCGGCCCTTTGGCTGCGGCTGAAGGGGTATCGCATTCTGGCGCGCCGCTACCGCACCCCGCGCGGCGAAATCGATCTGGTCGCCCGGCGGGGGGGCACCGTCGCCATCGTCGAGGTGAAGGCGCGCGACACCCGGGACGCTGCGCTGGAGGCCATCACGCCCGCAAACCGGCGCCGTGTCGTCGAGGCTGCCAACCTGTGGCTGTCGCGAAACCCGCGTTACAACGCCGCGACCTTGCGCTTCGACGCGCTGCTGATCGCGCCGGGTCAATGGCCGCATCATATGCCGAACGCCTTCGATGCGGATTGCTGACGGCCGACTGCCTCGGGAATCGTTTCCCGTTGCCGCAATCTTCGCGCGCGGCGTGGACAAATCGGGCATCGCACCGCATATGTGATTTTCAAGCCCGCTTGTGGTGCGCGTTTCCATGACGTCATGAACGCCCGCGGCGTCCGCCGCCAAGGCACCGCCTTCAAAAGGATCCCTGCCGATGCCGCTTCGCGTCGCTGTCCAGATGGACCATATCTCGACCGTCAACATCGCGGGCGACAGCGCATTTGCGCTGATGCTGGAAGCGGAAAGGCGCGGCCACCAGCTGTTTCACTACACGCCCGACCGGCTGGCGATGATCGGCGACAAGGTCTTTGCCCGGCTTGAGCCCGTCGCCGTGCGCGACGTCAAGGGCGACCACTACACGCTGGGCGAGGGCGTGCGCACGGATCTTGCGGAAATCGACGTGATCCTGATGCGCCAGGATCCGCCCTTTGATCTGGCCTATATCGCGGCCACCCACATGCTGGAGAAAATCCATCCCGACACGCTTGTCGTGAATGACCCGGCGCATGTGCGCAATGCGCCGGAAAAACTGTTCGTCACCGAATTCGCCGATCTGATGCCGCCGACGCTGGTCACCCGGGATCGCGACGAGATCGACGCGTTTCGCGCCGAGCATG is a genomic window containing:
- a CDS encoding YraN family protein, with amino-acid sequence MTADPKRRRAHLWGLKAEARAALWLRLKGYRILARRYRTPRGEIDLVARRGGTVAIVEVKARDTRDAALEAITPANRRRVVEAANLWLSRNPRYNAATLRFDALLIAPGQWPHHMPNAFDADC
- a CDS encoding penicillin-binding protein activator → MLQTGNGRTSGAKRWALALTLGAGLGLSGCTGSTTGVYPQFDGRGPTQAAPSGDVLGNGSVRVALLLPKSATANAGEIATVFRNAAELAMNDFQGADIQVLVKDTGGTAEGGRAAAQQAISEGAELILGPVFSPAVSGAGQAARTAGVPVVAFSSDASAAARGVYLLSFMPQQDTARVISYASSQGRRSFAALIPDNGYGAVVEAAFRQSVGRAGGRIVAIERYKVDAARGVDSADLQAKTNTIAEAAKQADAIFLPDGGSVPGYIAQILSAKGIGRDKVTFLGSGQWDNTQVLNEPALAGGLYPAPVKPGFTAFAQRYQAAYGSAPPRNATLAYDATRLAAGLVSNAGPRRFATGVLTNRDGFLGVDGVFRFNSDGTNERGLAIYEATGSGSRLVDPAPQAFPVGS
- the rsmI gene encoding 16S rRNA (cytidine(1402)-2'-O)-methyltransferase, giving the protein MVSEDTTDAAVSDAAFADDQPARNAVPGTGRYSIGAQGFSSPRIEPGLYIVSTPIGNLRDITIRALETLSGADMIACEDTRVTRILLQRYDIRTPLIAYHEHNAAKMRPKILSALAEGKVVAQVSDAGTPLLSDPGYRLVRDVVAEGFRVFPIPGASAPLAALVGAGLPTDTILFAGFLPQKSSARRRRLEDLRHVPATQVFFESPRRLGATLGDMAQVLGGARAAAVARELTKKFETFERGTLGDLAQRFADTPPRGEIVIAIAPPEAEETSDADVDALLRDALRDLPVSAAAGQIAKQTGRDRRALYKRALALRDETSADEGTGGHDG